The proteins below are encoded in one region of Betaproteobacteria bacterium:
- a CDS encoding D-amino acid dehydrogenase — MKILVLGAGVVGTTSAWYLARAGHQVTVVDRQLVAGNETSFANGGQISVSHAEPWANPHALSHLLKWVGREDAPLLWRWRADPAQLAWGLRFLGECLPGRTRRNIAAIVAMALYSRGRLQALRDELALQYDQLERGILHIYTDRKEYALATEAASLMRQFGLDRATVNTEKCLKIEPSLADARSLLVGGDYTPSDESGDAHKFTVELAAKAQAAGIDFRFETTIERVLATGGEITGVVVQTQGKSEVLSADAYVVALGSYSPLLLKPLGIRLPVYPAKGYSATLTLAEGSVAPTVSVTDDECKLVFSRLGNRLRIAGTAEFNGYNLDLNPIRCQALISRARQLFPGLKATGEPAFWCGLRPTTPSNVPLIGQTRYENLWLNTGHGTLGWTMACGSAAALADMMSGVSAEPDFPFQSC, encoded by the coding sequence TTGAAGATTCTCGTGCTGGGTGCCGGCGTAGTCGGCACAACGAGTGCGTGGTATCTCGCCCGGGCCGGGCATCAGGTGACAGTGGTAGATCGCCAATTGGTGGCGGGCAACGAAACAAGCTTCGCCAATGGTGGGCAGATTTCGGTGTCACACGCCGAGCCTTGGGCAAATCCACACGCACTTTCCCATCTGCTGAAATGGGTCGGCCGCGAAGATGCGCCGCTGCTCTGGCGCTGGCGGGCTGATCCAGCCCAACTGGCTTGGGGGCTGCGTTTTCTTGGCGAATGCTTGCCGGGACGGACCCGGCGCAACATCGCGGCCATAGTCGCCATGGCACTCTATAGCCGTGGCCGCTTGCAGGCGCTGCGCGACGAGCTGGCATTGCAATACGACCAACTTGAACGCGGCATCCTGCACATTTATACCGATCGCAAGGAGTATGCGCTGGCCACCGAGGCGGCGAGCCTGATGCGACAGTTCGGACTGGATCGTGCCACGGTCAACACGGAAAAATGCCTGAAAATCGAACCTTCGCTTGCTGATGCGCGGTCCCTGTTGGTCGGTGGGGACTACACGCCCTCCGATGAATCAGGCGATGCCCACAAGTTCACGGTTGAGCTGGCCGCCAAGGCGCAGGCAGCCGGCATCGATTTTCGCTTCGAAACGACCATTGAGCGCGTGCTGGCTACCGGCGGCGAGATCACCGGGGTGGTCGTGCAAACCCAGGGCAAGTCCGAAGTGTTGAGCGCCGATGCGTACGTCGTTGCATTGGGCAGTTATTCGCCGCTGTTGCTAAAGCCACTGGGTATTCGCCTGCCGGTCTATCCGGCCAAGGGCTATTCAGCGACATTGACGCTCGCCGAAGGTAGTGTGGCACCGACGGTCAGCGTCACTGACGACGAGTGCAAGCTGGTTTTTTCCCGCCTTGGCAACCGTCTCCGGATTGCCGGTACCGCAGAGTTCAACGGCTATAACCTCGATCTCAATCCCATTCGTTGTCAGGCCCTGATCTCTCGTGCGCGCCAGCTTTTCCCCGGGCTGAAAGCGACGGGTGAGCCGGCGTTCTGGTGCGGGCTTCGTCCGACGACTCCATCAAACGTCCCGCTCATCGGCCAGACTCGTTACGAAAATTTGTGGCTCAATACCGGCCATGGAACACTGGGCTGGACGATGGCCTGCGGCTCGGCTGCTGCGCTGGCCGACATGATGAGCGGCGTATCGGCGGAGCCGGATTTCCCCTTTCAATCATGCTGA
- a CDS encoding bifunctional (p)ppGpp synthetase/guanosine-3',5'-bis(diphosphate) 3'-pyrophosphohydrolase: MDSAPSPLPPAEEEPAYRVFLDSLDYLSPPELEKIKAAYAYAAKAHASQRRMSGEAYITHPLAVASAVVEWRMDADAIAAALLHDVLEDTGATKHELAEKFGKEVAELVDGLSKLDKMEFASYQEAQAENFRKMLMAMARDLRVVLIKLADRQHNIRTMSAMRADKRARIARETLEIYAPIALRLGLNKLYRELQDTSFRLIHPHRAEVLARALNAARGNRKELLTRILDGIRDKLAHSGLKAEVFGREKSLYSIFRKMKEKQLSFAQVLDIYGFRVVVENVPTCYVALGALHGLFKPVPGKFKDYIAIPKANGYQSLHTTLIGPYGTPVEVQIRTREMHNVAQEGVAAHWLYKDMDESSADLQIKTHKWLQSLLEMQTSDSAEFFENVKIDLFPDEVYVFTPKGKIMAMPRGATVVDFAYAVHTDVGHHCSAARVNHELSPLRTDLRNGDLVEIITSPQSSPNPVWLTYVKTGRARSKIRHYLRTMQNEESARLGERLLRQELLSLGVVPISIPAAAWDQMVKASGQKSMEDLYTEIGLGKRLPSVVARRLLAREDISHDSPSGMALAIHGTEGMAIQLASCCQPIPGDPIIGSIRKGSGLVIHTHDCATIRKSRSSEPQKWIDVEWEPEEGKLFDIRIKVEVKNTRGVLAQVAAAIAEAGSNIEHVSMDADPERLFTLLLFAIQVANRNHLATVMRGMRHIPEVTRITRERGGET, translated from the coding sequence ATGGATTCCGCGCCGTCGCCTCTGCCGCCTGCTGAAGAGGAACCCGCTTACCGGGTATTCCTCGATAGTCTCGATTATCTCTCTCCCCCCGAACTAGAAAAAATCAAGGCCGCGTACGCTTACGCGGCCAAAGCGCATGCTAGTCAGCGGCGGATGTCGGGTGAGGCTTACATCACCCATCCGCTGGCGGTGGCTAGTGCGGTGGTTGAGTGGCGGATGGATGCTGACGCGATTGCTGCGGCGCTGCTCCATGACGTGCTGGAAGATACCGGCGCCACCAAGCACGAGCTGGCCGAAAAGTTTGGCAAGGAAGTCGCCGAGCTGGTCGATGGCTTGTCCAAGCTGGACAAGATGGAATTCGCCTCCTATCAGGAGGCTCAGGCCGAAAACTTCCGCAAGATGCTGATGGCCATGGCGCGTGATCTACGCGTCGTGCTGATCAAGTTAGCTGACCGCCAACACAATATCCGGACCATGTCGGCGATGCGCGCCGACAAGCGTGCCCGCATCGCTCGTGAAACGCTGGAAATCTACGCGCCCATCGCGCTGCGTCTGGGTCTGAACAAGCTTTATCGCGAGTTGCAGGACACCTCGTTCCGCTTGATTCACCCGCATCGTGCCGAGGTGTTGGCTCGAGCGCTCAATGCTGCCCGGGGCAACCGCAAGGAACTGCTGACCAGGATCCTCGACGGCATTCGGGACAAGCTGGCCCATTCCGGCCTCAAGGCCGAGGTGTTCGGTCGCGAAAAGAGCCTGTACTCCATCTTCCGCAAGATGAAGGAAAAGCAGCTGTCGTTTGCGCAGGTGCTGGATATCTATGGATTTCGCGTCGTTGTCGAAAATGTACCCACCTGTTATGTAGCGCTGGGCGCCTTGCATGGACTGTTCAAGCCCGTGCCCGGGAAGTTCAAGGATTACATTGCGATTCCCAAGGCCAACGGGTACCAGTCACTGCATACGACGCTGATTGGCCCCTATGGCACACCGGTCGAAGTTCAGATCCGGACGCGTGAAATGCACAACGTGGCGCAGGAAGGCGTTGCGGCGCATTGGCTGTACAAGGATATGGACGAGAGCAGTGCCGATCTGCAGATCAAGACGCATAAATGGCTGCAATCGCTGCTCGAAATGCAGACCAGCGACTCGGCGGAGTTCTTTGAAAATGTGAAGATCGACCTCTTCCCCGATGAGGTGTACGTCTTTACGCCCAAGGGCAAGATCATGGCCATGCCGCGCGGTGCGACGGTGGTCGACTTTGCCTACGCCGTGCATACGGACGTCGGTCATCACTGCTCCGCGGCTCGCGTTAACCATGAACTTTCACCGTTACGAACGGACTTGAGAAACGGCGATCTGGTCGAGATCATCACCTCACCACAGTCCAGCCCCAATCCGGTCTGGCTGACGTATGTGAAGACCGGCCGGGCGCGCAGCAAAATTCGACATTATCTGCGCACCATGCAGAACGAAGAATCGGCACGGCTTGGCGAGCGACTGCTGCGTCAGGAGTTGCTGTCGCTGGGCGTGGTCCCTATTTCCATTCCGGCTGCGGCCTGGGATCAAATGGTCAAGGCCAGCGGCCAGAAGTCCATGGAAGATTTGTACACCGAGATTGGTCTTGGCAAGCGTCTGCCATCGGTCGTCGCGCGCCGTTTGCTCGCGCGCGAGGATATCTCGCACGACTCGCCGAGCGGCATGGCGCTGGCCATCCATGGCACCGAAGGCATGGCAATTCAACTGGCCAGTTGTTGCCAGCCGATTCCCGGTGATCCGATTATCGGATCCATCCGCAAGGGTAGCGGACTGGTCATTCATACGCACGATTGCGCGACCATCCGCAAGTCCCGTTCGTCCGAGCCGCAAAAGTGGATTGATGTCGAGTGGGAGCCGGAAGAAGGCAAGTTGTTCGACATCCGTATCAAGGTCGAGGTAAAAAATACCCGGGGCGTCCTGGCTCAGGTGGCCGCCGCCATAGCCGAAGCAGGTTCGAATATCGAACATGTCTCGATGGATGCTGATCCAGAACGTCTTTTCACGCTGCTTCTTTTTGCCATTCAGGTTGCCAACCGCAATCATCTGGCAACCGTGATGCGCGGCATGCGGCACATTCCCGAAGTCACCCGAATTACCCGTGAAAGGGGAGGCGAGACTTGA
- a CDS encoding DNA-directed RNA polymerase subunit omega: MARVTVDDCLKKIPNRFLMTLAAAHRARQLANGATPLVDGEKHKPTVVALKEMGAGKIGLEVLNRGQA; the protein is encoded by the coding sequence ATGGCCCGCGTTACCGTTGATGACTGCCTGAAGAAAATCCCGAACCGCTTCCTGATGACGCTGGCTGCTGCCCATCGCGCCCGTCAGCTGGCCAATGGCGCTACGCCGCTGGTTGACGGCGAAAAGCACAAGCCGACCGTTGTTGCACTGAAAGAAATGGGTGCCGGCAAGATTGGTCTGGAAGTGCTCAACCGCGGCCAGGCCTGA
- the gmk gene encoding guanylate kinase codes for MAGNLYVVAAPSGAGKTTLVRLLLEQEAAVQLSISYTTRAPRAGEVDGREYHFVEATEFQAMIAREEFLEWAEVHGNFYGTSKKWIADQLAADRDVLLEIDWQGAQQVRKLFPQAIGVFILPPSMDELTRRLTGRGTDSADVISRRLAAAQAEMRHVGEFDYVIINDQLARALDDLRAVVRASRLSFGAQRVRHAALFQRMI; via the coding sequence ATGGCTGGAAATCTTTATGTAGTGGCGGCACCATCCGGTGCCGGCAAGACCACGCTGGTTCGCCTGCTGCTTGAGCAGGAAGCGGCGGTTCAGCTTTCTATTTCTTACACGACCCGGGCGCCGCGGGCGGGCGAAGTCGATGGCCGGGAATATCATTTCGTTGAAGCCACCGAGTTTCAGGCCATGATTGCGCGCGAAGAGTTTCTCGAATGGGCTGAAGTGCATGGAAACTTCTATGGCACGTCAAAGAAATGGATTGCCGACCAATTGGCGGCAGATCGCGACGTATTGCTCGAAATTGACTGGCAAGGCGCCCAGCAAGTGCGCAAGTTGTTTCCGCAGGCAATTGGTGTTTTCATCTTGCCGCCATCGATGGATGAACTGACCCGGCGCCTGACCGGCCGCGGTACCGATAGCGCCGACGTCATTTCCCGTCGTTTGGCCGCGGCGCAGGCCGAAATGCGCCATGTCGGGGAATTCGACTATGTTATTATTAATGACCAGTTGGCTCGGGCGCTGGATGATTTGCGCGCGGTAGTGCGCGCATCCCGACTGAGCTTTGGGGCCCAGCGTGTCCGACACGCCGCCCTGTTTCAAAGAATGATCTGA
- a CDS encoding YicC family protein yields MICSMTGYAVKARDLEQGTLQLELKSVNSRYLDFHFRVTEDLRSLEMPLRELLAAKLSRGKVECRLSFNAAAARADQLHLNGELLATLKSLNERVLGEMPEATPLSVHETLRWPGMFGDQNLDFAALGPEVLALARTVLEEFTASRGREGEKLAEMIVDRVNAMRDIVRRVAPRIPEAQALFTDKLRQRLIDALGNASDDRVLQEVAVFATRIDVAEELSRLTTHLDEVERVLKQGGACGKRLDFLMQELNREANTLGSKSAITEVSQASMDLKLLIEQMREQIQNLE; encoded by the coding sequence ATGATTTGTAGTATGACTGGTTATGCCGTTAAAGCGCGTGATCTTGAACAAGGAACATTGCAACTTGAGCTGAAAAGCGTCAACTCGCGCTATCTGGATTTTCATTTTCGCGTGACCGAAGATTTGCGTTCGCTCGAAATGCCCTTGCGCGAACTGCTGGCGGCCAAACTATCGCGTGGCAAGGTCGAGTGCCGGCTTTCATTCAATGCGGCCGCGGCGCGCGCCGACCAGTTGCACCTGAATGGCGAACTTCTGGCAACGCTCAAGTCGCTTAACGAGCGTGTGCTTGGCGAGATGCCCGAGGCAACGCCGCTATCGGTGCATGAAACCCTGCGTTGGCCAGGCATGTTCGGCGACCAGAATCTGGACTTTGCGGCGCTGGGTCCGGAAGTTCTGGCTTTGGCGCGTACCGTGTTGGAGGAATTCACGGCATCTCGTGGCCGTGAGGGCGAAAAACTGGCGGAAATGATCGTTGATCGCGTCAACGCCATGCGCGACATTGTTCGCCGCGTTGCGCCCCGCATCCCTGAAGCGCAGGCCTTGTTTACCGACAAGCTGCGCCAGCGCCTGATCGACGCCCTGGGCAACGCCAGCGATGACCGCGTTCTGCAGGAGGTGGCGGTCTTTGCGACCCGTATCGATGTGGCCGAAGAGTTATCCCGTCTGACCACCCATCTCGATGAAGTCGAGCGCGTGCTCAAGCAGGGCGGTGCCTGTGGCAAACGGCTGGATTTTCTGATGCAGGAACTCAATCGCGAGGCGAATACGTTAGGCTCGAAGTCGGCGATTACCGAAGTGTCACAAGCATCGATGGACCTCAAGCTGCTGATTGAACAAATGCGTGAGCAAATTCAGAATCTGGAATAA
- a CDS encoding serine/threonine protein kinase yields the protein MAQQANHPLPNGYPLEEYTIDRQLSLGGFSIVYLATDAGGHQVAIKEYLPNSLALRGRGQTKPLITADHLGAFRYGMKCFFEEGRALARLSHPNVIRVVNFFRANETVYMVMEYEHGRTLQEFIQKHQGHISERFIRGVFTRMLNGLREVHSNKLLHLDLKPSNIYLRADNTPVLIDFGAARQTLITDQPVLKPMYTPGFASPEHYGSRKDLGPWSDIYSVGASMYACLAGCAPQAADARLKKDTLPPAMLRWDGQFSDRLLEIIDWCLNLNHLYRPQSVFALQKALVETITPPRPKSNPNWIGRFVEKIRKPT from the coding sequence ATGGCGCAACAAGCCAATCACCCTCTTCCCAACGGCTATCCGCTTGAAGAGTACACGATAGACCGCCAGCTTTCGCTCGGCGGCTTTTCGATTGTGTACCTGGCCACGGATGCGGGCGGCCATCAGGTGGCGATCAAGGAGTATCTGCCCAACAGCCTGGCCTTGCGGGGGCGCGGCCAGACCAAGCCGCTGATTACGGCTGATCATCTGGGCGCCTTCCGTTACGGGATGAAGTGCTTTTTCGAGGAAGGCCGCGCGCTGGCCCGCCTGTCGCACCCGAACGTCATTCGCGTCGTCAATTTTTTCCGTGCCAATGAGACCGTGTACATGGTGATGGAGTACGAGCATGGACGAACCTTGCAGGAATTCATCCAGAAGCATCAGGGACACATCTCCGAACGCTTTATCCGCGGCGTTTTCACCCGTATGCTGAACGGACTGCGCGAAGTGCATTCGAACAAGCTGCTGCATCTCGATCTCAAGCCCTCCAACATCTACCTGCGCGCCGACAACACGCCGGTGTTGATCGATTTTGGCGCGGCGCGCCAGACCTTGATCACCGACCAGCCTGTACTCAAGCCGATGTACACGCCCGGCTTCGCGTCTCCAGAACACTATGGTTCGCGCAAGGATCTGGGCCCATGGAGCGACATCTACAGCGTCGGTGCGTCAATGTATGCCTGCCTCGCGGGCTGCGCGCCGCAAGCGGCCGACGCTCGCTTGAAAAAGGACACGCTGCCCCCCGCCATGTTGCGCTGGGACGGCCAGTTCTCGGACCGCCTGCTCGAAATCATCGACTGGTGTCTCAACCTCAATCACCTTTACCGTCCGCAAAGCGTCTTTGCACTGCAAAAAGCGCTCGTCGAGACCATTACGCCGCCGCGCCCGAAGAGTAATCCGAACTGGATCGGTCGCTTTGTCGAGAAAATCAGAAAGCCGACTTAA
- a CDS encoding serine/threonine-protein phosphatase, whose protein sequence is MRFTIYQESRQGGRANNEDRTTYCYSRDALLMVVADGMGGHHYGEIAAQIVVQTLADSFQREARPLLADPFRFLQKGMTNAHHAILDYASRHKLKDTPRTTCVACIVQDNVGYWAHAGDSRLYLIRDGRLIAQTKDHSRIRLLIDEGMITEAQAHFHPDRNKIYSCLGSPTPPEIEFSRKTPLDHGDIVLLSTDGLWGEIPGEMMATSLKGANLVQAIPQLLSQAEAKAGAHGDNLSVVAVRWEDTYVEDASSAISTQTMTQDEVTTRLDEFGRNPAYKSDLSDDEIERAIDEIRSAIDKYTPKK, encoded by the coding sequence ATGAGATTCACCATCTATCAGGAGAGCCGCCAAGGCGGCCGCGCCAACAACGAAGACCGGACGACCTACTGCTACTCACGTGACGCCTTGCTGATGGTCGTTGCGGACGGCATGGGCGGACATCACTATGGCGAGATCGCCGCGCAGATCGTCGTTCAGACGCTGGCCGATTCCTTCCAGCGTGAAGCACGGCCCCTGCTCGCCGACCCCTTCCGCTTCCTGCAGAAGGGCATGACCAACGCTCATCACGCCATTCTCGACTACGCGTCACGTCACAAGCTGAAAGACACGCCACGCACCACCTGCGTCGCCTGTATCGTTCAGGACAATGTCGGCTACTGGGCACATGCCGGTGATTCCCGGCTTTACCTGATCCGCGATGGCCGCCTCATTGCGCAGACCAAGGATCACTCACGCATCCGCCTGCTGATCGACGAGGGCATGATCACCGAGGCTCAGGCGCACTTTCACCCGGATCGCAACAAGATCTACAGCTGCCTGGGCAGTCCGACGCCGCCGGAAATCGAATTTTCGCGCAAGACGCCGCTGGATCACGGCGATATCGTGCTGTTAAGTACCGACGGCCTGTGGGGCGAAATCCCGGGCGAAATGATGGCTACCTCGCTGAAAGGCGCAAACCTGGTGCAGGCAATACCGCAGCTGCTCAGTCAGGCCGAGGCCAAGGCTGGCGCCCACGGCGACAATCTTTCCGTCGTTGCCGTGCGCTGGGAGGACACCTACGTCGAAGACGCCAGCAGTGCCATTTCGACCCAGACCATGACCCAGGACGAAGTCACGACCCGGCTCGACGAGTTCGGCCGAAACCCGGCCTACAAGAGCGATCTGAGTGATGATGAAATTGAGCGGGCGATTGATGAAATCCGCTCCGCCATCGACAAATACACCCCAAAAAAATAA
- the rph gene encoding ribonuclease PH, protein MRPSQRQPDQLRTVKITRNFTRHAEGSVLIEMGDTRVLCTASVEENVPPFLRGKGQGWVTAEYGMLPRATHTRSAREAAKGKQTGRTQEIQRLIGRSLRAVTDLKALGERQITLDCDVLQADGGTRCASITGAWVALHEACEKLVTAGKLPTNPVRDHVAAISVGIYKGAPVLDLDYPEDSDCDTDMNVVMTGAGGIVEIQGTAEGEPFSREQMSTLVDLATMGIRQLTAAQQSALAS, encoded by the coding sequence ATGCGCCCCAGCCAACGTCAGCCGGACCAACTCCGCACCGTCAAAATCACCCGCAATTTCACTCGCCATGCCGAAGGCTCAGTACTGATCGAAATGGGTGATACCCGCGTGCTGTGCACCGCCTCGGTCGAGGAAAACGTACCGCCTTTCCTGCGCGGCAAGGGCCAGGGCTGGGTAACAGCCGAGTACGGCATGCTGCCCCGCGCCACGCACACCCGTTCGGCCCGCGAAGCCGCCAAAGGCAAGCAGACCGGCCGGACACAGGAAATCCAGCGCCTGATTGGCCGCAGCCTGCGTGCAGTCACCGACCTCAAGGCGCTGGGCGAACGCCAGATCACGCTTGATTGCGACGTGCTTCAGGCCGACGGCGGCACGCGCTGCGCCTCGATCACCGGCGCCTGGGTGGCGCTCCATGAAGCCTGCGAAAAACTGGTCACGGCCGGCAAACTGCCAACCAACCCGGTTCGCGACCACGTGGCCGCCATTTCGGTCGGCATCTACAAGGGTGCGCCCGTGCTCGACCTCGACTATCCGGAAGACTCGGACTGCGACACTGACATGAACGTCGTCATGACCGGTGCGGGCGGCATTGTAGAAATCCAGGGTACAGCCGAGGGCGAACCGTTCAGCCGCGAGCAAATGAGCACGCTGGTCGATCTCGCCACCATGGGCATCCGCCAGCTGACCGCAGCTCAGCAAAGCGCATTGGCTTCGTGA
- the rdgB gene encoding RdgB/HAM1 family non-canonical purine NTP pyrophosphatase — MKKLVLASNNAKKMKELNALLAPLGFEVIPQGQLGIAEAEEPHCTFIENALAKARHASKESGLPALADDSGLCVAALGGAPGVYSARYAGEPKSDARNNQKLLAELGDNCHRDAHFVSVIVLVRHADDPQPLIAEGEWHGEILPAERGEGGFGYDPMFYLPEFDKTAAELDAEPKNRISHRGQAMQQLIARLQAL; from the coding sequence ATGAAAAAGCTTGTCCTCGCTTCCAATAACGCCAAGAAAATGAAGGAGCTGAACGCGCTGCTGGCCCCCCTTGGTTTCGAGGTCATTCCGCAGGGCCAGCTCGGGATTGCAGAAGCCGAAGAACCCCACTGCACCTTCATTGAAAACGCGCTGGCCAAGGCCAGGCACGCATCGAAAGAGAGCGGCCTGCCCGCGCTGGCCGATGATTCAGGCCTATGCGTCGCTGCGCTCGGTGGCGCCCCCGGCGTCTATTCGGCGCGCTATGCCGGCGAGCCGAAATCTGATGCCCGTAACAACCAGAAGCTGCTCGCCGAACTCGGTGACAACTGCCACCGTGACGCGCATTTCGTCTCGGTGATCGTGCTGGTTCGCCATGCCGATGACCCGCAACCCCTGATCGCCGAAGGCGAATGGCACGGCGAAATTCTGCCGGCCGAACGCGGTGAAGGCGGTTTCGGCTACGACCCAATGTTTTATTTGCCGGAATTCGATAAAACAGCCGCCGAACTCGATGCCGAACCAAAGAATCGTATATCGCATCGTGGCCAGGCCATGCAACAACTGATCGCTCGCCTGCAGGCGCTGTAA
- a CDS encoding oxygen-independent coproporphyrinogen III oxidase-like protein, giving the protein MARTIPIFAQNSRLTAANLEFRVSPPLALYVHVPWCVRKCPYCDFNSHEANGTIPEREYVDALIADLQSALPLIWGRPVASVFFGGGTPSLLSPAAIDELITAFRALAMLSPDAEITLEANPGTVEAEKFAGFRSAGVNRLSLGIQSFNDDHLKALGRIHGAAEAKRAAQLAGEHFDSFNLDLMYGLPGQTHEQALTDVETALGFSPSHLSCYQLTLEPNTRFAAFPPELPEGDICADMQESIEARLATAGFSNYETSAFARRGKQCKHNLNYWYFGDYLGIGAGAHAKLTLHDRVLRQMRWKHPTAYLDNVQRGNPLQESRDVDISELPFEFLMNTLRLADGFHPSLFEARTAQSLNAILPKLKAAEAEGLLEIGPERIAPTLRGRRFLNVLLERFLDR; this is encoded by the coding sequence GTGGCCCGTACCATTCCGATTTTTGCCCAAAATTCCCGGTTGACCGCAGCAAACCTCGAATTCCGCGTTTCCCCGCCTTTGGCGCTCTACGTCCATGTGCCGTGGTGCGTGCGGAAGTGTCCGTATTGCGATTTCAACTCGCACGAGGCCAACGGCACGATTCCCGAACGCGAATACGTCGACGCCCTGATCGCCGACCTGCAATCCGCCCTGCCGCTAATCTGGGGCCGCCCCGTGGCCAGCGTCTTCTTTGGCGGCGGCACGCCCAGCCTGCTTTCGCCGGCCGCCATCGACGAGTTGATCACCGCCTTCCGTGCGCTAGCCATGCTGTCGCCCGATGCGGAAATCACATTGGAAGCCAATCCCGGCACCGTCGAAGCCGAGAAATTTGCGGGCTTCCGTTCCGCCGGCGTCAATCGCCTGTCGCTCGGCATTCAGAGCTTCAACGATGATCATCTCAAAGCACTCGGTCGCATTCACGGCGCCGCCGAAGCCAAGCGCGCCGCACAACTGGCCGGCGAACATTTCGACTCATTCAATCTCGACTTGATGTATGGCCTGCCTGGCCAAACGCATGAGCAAGCACTCACTGACGTCGAAACAGCCCTGGGGTTTTCGCCTTCGCATCTGTCGTGCTACCAGCTCACACTGGAGCCGAATACCCGCTTCGCGGCCTTCCCGCCGGAACTACCCGAGGGGGACATCTGCGCCGACATGCAGGAGAGCATTGAGGCCCGCTTGGCCACCGCCGGTTTCAGCAACTACGAAACCTCGGCCTTTGCCCGGCGCGGCAAGCAGTGCAAGCACAACCTGAACTACTGGTATTTTGGCGATTATCTCGGCATCGGTGCCGGCGCCCATGCCAAGCTGACGCTGCATGACCGCGTGCTGCGCCAGATGCGCTGGAAGCACCCGACAGCGTATCTGGACAACGTGCAGCGCGGCAATCCGCTTCAGGAATCGCGCGACGTCGATATCAGCGAGCTGCCTTTCGAGTTTCTGATGAATACCCTGCGCCTGGCCGATGGCTTTCACCCGTCACTGTTCGAAGCCCGTACGGCACAATCCCTGAATGCCATCCTGCCGAAACTCAAGGCGGCCGAAGCCGAAGGCCTGCTGGAGATCGGTCCGGAGCGCATTGCGCCAACCCTGCGCGGCAGACGATTTCTCAACGTCCTGCTTGAGCGCTTTCTCGATCGTTAA
- a CDS encoding DUF937 domain-containing protein, which produces MSLLDSVVGALSGGQSGGGNGLLEVAMQLLNNPQTGGLAGLVNSFQQGGLGNIVNSWVSNGQNLPISAEQLQSVLGGSTLQDIAAKLGVSPDQASGSLASMLPQLVDHLTPNGQLPQGGGGDLMAQGLELLKGKMFG; this is translated from the coding sequence ATGAGTCTGCTTGATTCTGTCGTTGGTGCGCTGAGTGGTGGTCAATCCGGTGGTGGCAATGGTTTGCTCGAGGTTGCCATGCAACTCCTCAACAATCCGCAGACGGGTGGTCTGGCCGGACTGGTCAATTCCTTCCAGCAAGGCGGCCTCGGCAATATCGTTAATTCCTGGGTGTCGAACGGTCAGAATTTGCCGATTTCGGCCGAGCAACTACAAAGCGTGCTTGGTGGCTCCACCCTGCAGGATATTGCAGCAAAGCTTGGTGTCAGCCCGGACCAGGCTTCCGGCAGTCTGGCCAGCATGTTGCCGCAACTGGTCGATCACCTGACCCCGAATGGCCAGTTGCCCCAAGGGGGCGGTGGCGACTTGATGGCGCAAGGGCTGGAGTTGCTTAAAGGCAAGATGTTTGGCTGA